TCCAACCGCCTCTGGAGCCAAATAACCGAAAGtgccaaacaatttttagaaaattgttaccaaacaggctctaagatttttagacaattttaaaaaaaaaattaccaaacaGGCTCTAAGATTTTCTAAGCAGCAACGGCACGCAATGCCAAACTTTTTCCTTTCGATTATTTCTTTTAATGGGAAAAAAAGTTACTCCTAAATGCAAGTCTATGTAATACGTCTGAACTGAGATGGCCGCATTTCAGTTCCTTCCACACTTGTAATATGTCTGAAGAGGAAACCTTGTTGGGACTTGGGAGATGGCCATATTTCAGTTTACAGGATTACTAGCCTGATGTAACTTTTCGCGTTTCTAATGAACTCACAGTCTTGTACATTATTATTAATGCAACCCCTGGGAGGATATCCCGGATTCCCAAGCAATAAACCTTTGTAGTCAGGTTATACAACATTCTGCCGTCCTTACCGAAATTGTAGAACAATATGAGCAATAACCCAGTGCAAATCTTTAATCACCAAAACATAGTCATATTAAAGGTACTTTTCACCAACACATAGTCATATTAAAGGTACTTTCTTTTCTAAAGTCGGGAATTACACACAACCTACACGGCTACACCCCAAACAAAATACATAAGGAATAACACACCATTTAGCAGGAAGGTTAAGCCTGCCACTCCCCCAACAGCAAATCtacataatttacatgtttagtCTTTGTAAGTTCTCATCCTACACAGATAATGCAGAAGACTTAATACTGTCTCTGGCGTTTCGGGTTTGAGATATTTGGCTGAGCTCGAATAGATTGAGGAATGCGTTGGTTGGAGAAAGATACATCTGGCACAGAGAGCTCGTTATCTGGTGAGTTTCGGAAGCTTTTTGGCCAGAAGAGTCCAGAGGCAGTGGGCGGAGATGGGACCTCGGGCACCATCCATGGGATCTCTGGGACCTTACCCAAACACTCGTCCATGTCAAAGTCCTCATCAGTGACTTGCAAAGTTGGAGAGAATCCAGACTGTCCAGTCTTGCCGCTATCAGCCTGGTAGATATCACCACAGGTGAGATACTAGATACAGAGACATCAGAAAATTTATCTGCCACAAACCTGGAAGGAGCCAATGGTTAATTAGCCCTTTCCTTCTTCACACCCTAgcccacaaaaaaagaaaaagaacagggGTAGAAGATACTACCATTAGATGGGTTAACATGCATCAACACCACATAACACACaagaatataaccagcttggggaGTTAATAGAGCAGACACAAAAAGGAAGTTCTAGCATAGATTAAACCCTAGACTACCCCGGTAATCATAGGATAAGCGTAGGAAGCATCATCTAGGAACGTAACTTTTGTGAATATCAGGAGAAATGATGCATGAACCTACCTTGGAAGTGCCATTATCCATATATCCGAAATTCTGAGTGAAATCAGTTAGTCCGAAGAAATCATCCAGAGGCCACTCAGGCATACTTCCACCAGTTGTACCCCCAGAAATTGACAGCTTAGTTGCATGTAGACTGCCATCTCCACCAGGCTGTCGGGATAATACTTCACCATTTCTGCCATTCCGTGATACAGAAGTATCTTTCCTGAACACTGACTGAGACTCCCTTTCCACAGTTTTGTCAACAGAGTCAGATTTTTCCTTGGTAGACAACCCAACCGGTTGTGTGGGTTCTAGGCCTACTTTCACGCCTGTAAGCAGAAACCTTTGGTGGCTTGATACATATGAATTAGCTGTGTGTATAGAAACATCACATTTCCTGCAGAGCAAAGCACGATCTTCTAGACAAAAGAAGTAGCCAACAGCTTCCTACAAACAACAAGAATGGTTTTAGATAAGCAAAGAAGATAGTGGACCACTGCTTACCCTTATGAAAATGATCAGTTTTTTCTCAAGAAAGTATAAATATGACCACAAAGAAATTCTCAGATCGGTACTAAATAGATTACAAAGAAAATCCATATACTTTACTACTCTACCatgcacaaaaaataaaaaaattctcgaAGAAAAAGtagatgatggaaaataggatcaCGTAATTATTGCATTTCCCATTACACTATTTATCCCGTAATCGGGTCACCTCCTCAACCTGCAACTTATTACCACATCGGAGCATATTAGGAACACCATACTCTTGAAATTCTAAAAAATGGTTTGCTGTTCCCTCAAATAGATCGAGACCAAATAGTTGTAAGTAATTATAAAATACTAAGAGACTAAGATGGACAGCGCAGAAGAACAAATTCCCAAATTTAGGAAAGAAGACTAGCAGTATCTCTTCTACCCCAGCTTTCTTCTTTTTGCCAAAACCAACCTAACACAAATCTGTCACTGAAATCATGAAATCATTTTCTATAAATAAACTAGCCATTAATCATAAGAAACAATCAGTTTCTCTGAAACCAAACACTCAAATTGCATAACCTAATAGAACCCCAACCACAAAATTCTCAGTATACCTAAACAAACAAATCTATCACCGCAACAACCAAACCAGTAAACAAATATCAGATCACAAAAAATAGActaaaacaaaataaagattGTGAATAATAAACCCATCAGTTTAATAActaaaataaagaaataataaaataaatgatgTTGTGAAATTACCTGACAAATATCACATTTAGgaatctgagaagaagaagaagaagtagacaaAGGAATCCTCTGGTGTTTACTAGCAAGCTTATTAGCTGCATGTACTTTAACATCACAAGCCCAACATAGAGCTGCTTCATCAGCACAACACAAAACATTTGCTTCTGC
This is a stretch of genomic DNA from Papaver somniferum cultivar HN1 chromosome 1, ASM357369v1, whole genome shotgun sequence. It encodes these proteins:
- the LOC113309696 gene encoding B-box zinc finger protein 22-like; this encodes MKIQCNSCEVAEANVLCCADEAALCWACDVKVHAANKLASKHQRIPLSTSSSSSQIPKCDICQEAVGYFFCLEDRALLCRKCDVSIHTANSYVSSHQRFLLTGVKVGLEPTQPVGLSTKEKSDSVDKTVERESQSVFRKDTSVSRNGRNGEVLSRQPGGDGSLHATKLSISGGTTGGSMPEWPLDDFFGLTDFTQNFGYMDNGTSKADSGKTGQSGFSPTLQVTDEDFDMDECLGKVPEIPWMVPEVPSPPTASGLFWPKSFRNSPDNELSVPDVSFSNQRIPQSIRAQPNISNPKRQRQY